A single window of Triplophysa rosa linkage group LG2, Trosa_1v2, whole genome shotgun sequence DNA harbors:
- the gtf2ird1 gene encoding general transcription factor II-I repeat domain-containing protein 1 isoform X2: MAEVRKLACDGMRTNSRPELKVPHVSSRQEILTSLVSALDSVCSAMSKLNAEVACVTVHEDSVIAVGTEKGRIFLNSRKEIQTDFHKFCKVSCLQANSHAKAPDVDCSRTGKDCGQQARQRTLTDSHSNIFVLRKMVEEVFSVLYSEAVGKSSLVPVPYEWILKDPSSLVVYGLPDGVTLRKPSEYDTKTLMKILEQSNRIRFIVKRTPEEPSRDAKSCPEVNHHSSTSKSLSNHATVKPSVQEASASNSMLSSFLYGMPMSSQPHPDSKMDLKPTSLHSIGKERLGMWASSEEKAVQAKECADNGERIGLAGDLAQSPPSIHVSKRLLFSIVHEKSEKWDSFIRETEDINTLRECVQILFNSRYAEALGLDHMVPVPYRKIACDPEAVEIIGIPDKIPFKRPCTYGVPKLKRILEERHAVRFVVRRMFDERIFTAAGKVAKEEGKQDGSALEDGFPDGLRLPSSSLELVNNTHSSRSTSSCVSPLAECEAGPSGDCLSIKKIKTEPPDGEIIQVTVPESSASTEEPSEPQTERVTPDLCRLLEPEAEDLASKTTPQGLKRAVEDIGEMILQLRKQVESLFSSKYSEALGLPEPAKVPYSKFQMYPDDLFITGLPEGMTFRRPNCFGAVKLRKILAASSQIQFVIKKPELLTEQVKNESLSKSTSDSETDSKDQSDDPGPASKRPGFSDSLEAKLSRIDLANTLREQVQDLFNRKYGEALGIKYPVQVPYKRIKSNPGSVIIEGLPPGIPFRKPCTFGSQNLERILAVADKISFSITRPFQGLIPKPAPRRITILKKGYTPINEEDEVNRMGEKVILREQVKELFNKKYGEALGLDRSVLVPYKLIRANPGSLEVTGLLDDIPFRNPNTYDIIRLEKILQARDEITFNIKTPLQPFTELCTQSCNTECKEVSTNRRKRKRVLDNSQASVPTGADSALSTNQIPVMQWPMYMVDYSGVNVQVPSKVKY, translated from the exons ATGGCAGAGGTTCGGAAGCTGGCCTGTGATGGCATGAGGACCAACTCTCGGCCAGAGCTCAAAGTTCCACATGTGTCATCCAGACAAGAGATTCTCACCAGCCTCGTGTCAGCGCTGGACTCTGTG TGCTCTGCCATGTCTAAACTGAACGCTGAGGTGGCATGTGTCACCGTACACGAGGACAGCGTGATCGCCGTGGGAACAGAAAAGGGACGAATCTTTCTCAACTCCAGAAAGGAGATACAGACGGACTTCCACAAGTTCTGTA AAGTGTCTTGTCTTCAAGCGAACTCCCACGCTAAAGCTCCTGACGTGGACTGCAGCAGGACAGGCAAAGACTGCGGCCAACAGGCCAGACAGAGAACCTTAACCGACTCTCACTCCAACATCTTCGTCTTGAGGAAGATGGTGGAGGAAGTCTTCAGTGTACTGTACA GTGAGGCTGTTGGGAAGAGCAGCCTGGTCCCTGTGCCTTATGAATGGATTCTGAAGGATCCCAGCTCGCTGGTTGTCTACGGCCTTCCTGACGGTGTTACTTTGAGAAAGCCTTCAGAATACGACACCAAGACCTTAATGAAGATCTTAGAGCAAAGTAATCGAATCCGCTTTATAGTCAAAAG AACGCCAGAGGAACCCTCACGGGATGCCAAATCCTGTCCGGAAGTCAACCATCACTCTTCGACCTCAAAAAGCTTAAGCAACCACGCCACTGTTAAACCCTCTGTTCAGGAAGCGTCTGCTAGCAACTCTATGCTCTCCAGCTTCCTGTACGGCATGCCCATGTCCTCCCAGCCCCACCCAGACAGCAAGATGGACCTGAAGCCCACATCCCTGCACAGCATAGGTAAAGAGAGGCTGGGTATGTGGGCATCCTCTGAAGAGAAAGCCGTGCAGGCCAAGGAATGTGCTGACAATG GCGAGCGAATAGGGCTGGCAGGAGATCTTGCCCAGAGTCCTCCCAGCATCCATGTCTCCAAGCGCCTTCTGTTTTCTATAGTGCATGAAAAATCAG AAAAATGGGACTCATTTATCAGGGAGACGGAGGACATCAACACTCTTCGAGAATGTGTTCAGATCCTCTTTAACAGCAGATATG CTGAGGCATTAGGTCTGGATCACATGGTTCCTGTGCCGTACCGGAAAATCGCCTGCGATCCAGAGGCGGTAGAAATCATTGGAATTCCAGACAAGATTCCCTTCAAGAGGCCATGCACTTATGGAGTGCCTAAACTGAAACGGATCCTGGAGGAAAGGCACGCGGTCCGCTTTGTTGTCAGAAG AATGTTTGATGAAAGGATTTTTACGG CCGCTGGTAAAGTAGCTAAGGAGGAGGGCAAACAGGATGGCTCCGCCCTTGAGGATGGTTTCCCAGATGGGCTCAGGTTGCCAAGCTCCTCCCTAGAGCTGGTCAACAACACTCACAGCAGCAG ATCGACTAGCTCTTGTGTTAGTCCTTTGGCTGAGTGCGAAGCAG GGCCATCCGGGGACTGTCTATCCATTAAGAAGATTAAAACAGAACCCCCAGATGGTGAAATCATTCAAGTGACAGTGCCAG AGTCCAGTGCTTCTACAGAAGAGCCAAGCGAGCCCCAGACTGAACGAGTGACCCCTGACCTCTGTCGTTTATTGGAGCCTGAAGCAG AAGATTTAGCATCTAAGACTACGCCGCAGGGGCTCAAAAGAGCTGTCGAAG ACATCGGAGAGATGATCCTACAGTTGAGAAAGCAGGTGGAGAGCCTGTTCAGCTCCAAGTACA GTGAAGCTCTTGGTCTGCCCGAGCCAGCTAAAGTGCCATACTCCAAGTTCCAGATGTATCCAGATGACCTGTTCATCACAGGGTTGCCAGAAGGGATGACTTTTCGAAGACCAAACTGTTTCGGGGCAGTAAAATTGAGGAAGATTCTTGCTGCAAGCAGTCAGATCCAGTTTGTTATAAAAAA GCCAGAGTTGTTGACAGAGCAGGTTAAAAACGAGTCTCTCTCTAAATCAACCTCTGACTCAG AGACGGACTCCAAAGACCAATCAGATGACCCTGGACCCGCCTCCAAGAGACCAGGATTCTCAG ACAGTTTAGAGGCCAAGCTCTCCCGTATCGACTTGGCGAACACACTGCGAGAGCAGGTCCAAGACCTGTTCAACAGGAAATACGGCGAGGCACTGGGCATTAAGTATCCTGTGCAAGTGCCTTACAAGAGGATCAAGAGTAACCCCGGCTCAGTGATTATTGAGGGCCTGCCCCCTGGCATCCCCTTCAGAAAGCCCTGCACCTTCGGCTCACAGAATCTAGAGAGGATATTAGCCGTGGCAGACAAGATCTCTTTCAGCATCACAAG gccTTTCCAAGGACTCATTCCAAAGCCAG CACCTCGGAGAATAACCATATTGAAGAAAGGTTACACCCCAATAAATG AAGAAGACGAGGTCAATCGAATGGGAGAGAAAGTGATATTAAGGGAACAAGTTAAAGAGCTCTTTAATAAGAAATATG GTGAAGCTTTAGGTTTGGATCGCTCGGTCCTTGTTCCATATAAATTAATCCGCGCCAATCCCGGCTCATTGGAAGTGACTGGACTTCTGGATGATATTCCATTCAGGAATCCGAATACTTATGACATCATTCGATTGGAAAAAATTCTGCAGGCTCGAGATGAAATTACCTTCAATATCAAAACCCCACTACA ACCTTTTACAGAATTGTGTACCCAGTCTTGTAATACAG AATGTAAAGAAGTGTCCACCAATCGACGCAAACGTAAACGTGTTCTTGACAACAGTCAAGCGTCCGTGCCCACTGGAGCAGACTCGGCactatcaaccaatcagattcctGTCATG caGTGGCCCATGTACATGGTGGACTATAGCGGAGTGAATGTTCAAGTTCCCAGCAAGGTCAAATACTAG
- the gtf2ird1 gene encoding general transcription factor II-I repeat domain-containing protein 1 isoform X1, whose amino-acid sequence MAEVRKLACDGMRTNSRPELKVPHVSSRQEILTSLVSALDSVCSAMSKLNAEVACVTVHEDSVIAVGTEKGRIFLNSRKEIQTDFHKFCKVSCLQANSHAKAPDVDCSRTGKDCGQQARQRTLTDSHSNIFVLRKMVEEVFSVLYSEAVGKSSLVPVPYEWILKDPSSLVVYGLPDGVTLRKPSEYDTKTLMKILEQSNRIRFIVKRTPEEPSRDAKSCPEVNHHSSTSKSLSNHATVKPSVQEASASNSMLSSFLYGMPMSSQPHPDSKMDLKPTSLHSIGKERLGMWASSEEKAVQAKECADNGERIGLAGDLAQSPPSIHVSKRLLFSIVHEKSEKWDSFIRETEDINTLRECVQILFNSRYAEALGLDHMVPVPYRKIACDPEAVEIIGIPDKIPFKRPCTYGVPKLKRILEERHAVRFVVRRMFDERIFTAAGKVAKEEGKQDGSALEDGFPDGLRLPSSSLELVNNTHSSRSTSSCVSPLAECEAGPSGDCLSIKKIKTEPPDGEIIQVTVPESSASTEEPSEPQTERVTPDLCRLLEPEAEDLASKTTPQGLKRAVEEDIGEMILQLRKQVESLFSSKYSEALGLPEPAKVPYSKFQMYPDDLFITGLPEGMTFRRPNCFGAVKLRKILAASSQIQFVIKKPELLTEQVKNESLSKSTSDSETDSKDQSDDPGPASKRPGFSDSLEAKLSRIDLANTLREQVQDLFNRKYGEALGIKYPVQVPYKRIKSNPGSVIIEGLPPGIPFRKPCTFGSQNLERILAVADKISFSITRPFQGLIPKPAPRRITILKKGYTPINEEDEVNRMGEKVILREQVKELFNKKYGEALGLDRSVLVPYKLIRANPGSLEVTGLLDDIPFRNPNTYDIIRLEKILQARDEITFNIKTPLQPFTELCTQSCNTECKEVSTNRRKRKRVLDNSQASVPTGADSALSTNQIPVMQWPMYMVDYSGVNVQVPSKVKY is encoded by the exons ATGGCAGAGGTTCGGAAGCTGGCCTGTGATGGCATGAGGACCAACTCTCGGCCAGAGCTCAAAGTTCCACATGTGTCATCCAGACAAGAGATTCTCACCAGCCTCGTGTCAGCGCTGGACTCTGTG TGCTCTGCCATGTCTAAACTGAACGCTGAGGTGGCATGTGTCACCGTACACGAGGACAGCGTGATCGCCGTGGGAACAGAAAAGGGACGAATCTTTCTCAACTCCAGAAAGGAGATACAGACGGACTTCCACAAGTTCTGTA AAGTGTCTTGTCTTCAAGCGAACTCCCACGCTAAAGCTCCTGACGTGGACTGCAGCAGGACAGGCAAAGACTGCGGCCAACAGGCCAGACAGAGAACCTTAACCGACTCTCACTCCAACATCTTCGTCTTGAGGAAGATGGTGGAGGAAGTCTTCAGTGTACTGTACA GTGAGGCTGTTGGGAAGAGCAGCCTGGTCCCTGTGCCTTATGAATGGATTCTGAAGGATCCCAGCTCGCTGGTTGTCTACGGCCTTCCTGACGGTGTTACTTTGAGAAAGCCTTCAGAATACGACACCAAGACCTTAATGAAGATCTTAGAGCAAAGTAATCGAATCCGCTTTATAGTCAAAAG AACGCCAGAGGAACCCTCACGGGATGCCAAATCCTGTCCGGAAGTCAACCATCACTCTTCGACCTCAAAAAGCTTAAGCAACCACGCCACTGTTAAACCCTCTGTTCAGGAAGCGTCTGCTAGCAACTCTATGCTCTCCAGCTTCCTGTACGGCATGCCCATGTCCTCCCAGCCCCACCCAGACAGCAAGATGGACCTGAAGCCCACATCCCTGCACAGCATAGGTAAAGAGAGGCTGGGTATGTGGGCATCCTCTGAAGAGAAAGCCGTGCAGGCCAAGGAATGTGCTGACAATG GCGAGCGAATAGGGCTGGCAGGAGATCTTGCCCAGAGTCCTCCCAGCATCCATGTCTCCAAGCGCCTTCTGTTTTCTATAGTGCATGAAAAATCAG AAAAATGGGACTCATTTATCAGGGAGACGGAGGACATCAACACTCTTCGAGAATGTGTTCAGATCCTCTTTAACAGCAGATATG CTGAGGCATTAGGTCTGGATCACATGGTTCCTGTGCCGTACCGGAAAATCGCCTGCGATCCAGAGGCGGTAGAAATCATTGGAATTCCAGACAAGATTCCCTTCAAGAGGCCATGCACTTATGGAGTGCCTAAACTGAAACGGATCCTGGAGGAAAGGCACGCGGTCCGCTTTGTTGTCAGAAG AATGTTTGATGAAAGGATTTTTACGG CCGCTGGTAAAGTAGCTAAGGAGGAGGGCAAACAGGATGGCTCCGCCCTTGAGGATGGTTTCCCAGATGGGCTCAGGTTGCCAAGCTCCTCCCTAGAGCTGGTCAACAACACTCACAGCAGCAG ATCGACTAGCTCTTGTGTTAGTCCTTTGGCTGAGTGCGAAGCAG GGCCATCCGGGGACTGTCTATCCATTAAGAAGATTAAAACAGAACCCCCAGATGGTGAAATCATTCAAGTGACAGTGCCAG AGTCCAGTGCTTCTACAGAAGAGCCAAGCGAGCCCCAGACTGAACGAGTGACCCCTGACCTCTGTCGTTTATTGGAGCCTGAAGCAG AAGATTTAGCATCTAAGACTACGCCGCAGGGGCTCAAAAGAGCTGTCGAAG AAGACATCGGAGAGATGATCCTACAGTTGAGAAAGCAGGTGGAGAGCCTGTTCAGCTCCAAGTACA GTGAAGCTCTTGGTCTGCCCGAGCCAGCTAAAGTGCCATACTCCAAGTTCCAGATGTATCCAGATGACCTGTTCATCACAGGGTTGCCAGAAGGGATGACTTTTCGAAGACCAAACTGTTTCGGGGCAGTAAAATTGAGGAAGATTCTTGCTGCAAGCAGTCAGATCCAGTTTGTTATAAAAAA GCCAGAGTTGTTGACAGAGCAGGTTAAAAACGAGTCTCTCTCTAAATCAACCTCTGACTCAG AGACGGACTCCAAAGACCAATCAGATGACCCTGGACCCGCCTCCAAGAGACCAGGATTCTCAG ACAGTTTAGAGGCCAAGCTCTCCCGTATCGACTTGGCGAACACACTGCGAGAGCAGGTCCAAGACCTGTTCAACAGGAAATACGGCGAGGCACTGGGCATTAAGTATCCTGTGCAAGTGCCTTACAAGAGGATCAAGAGTAACCCCGGCTCAGTGATTATTGAGGGCCTGCCCCCTGGCATCCCCTTCAGAAAGCCCTGCACCTTCGGCTCACAGAATCTAGAGAGGATATTAGCCGTGGCAGACAAGATCTCTTTCAGCATCACAAG gccTTTCCAAGGACTCATTCCAAAGCCAG CACCTCGGAGAATAACCATATTGAAGAAAGGTTACACCCCAATAAATG AAGAAGACGAGGTCAATCGAATGGGAGAGAAAGTGATATTAAGGGAACAAGTTAAAGAGCTCTTTAATAAGAAATATG GTGAAGCTTTAGGTTTGGATCGCTCGGTCCTTGTTCCATATAAATTAATCCGCGCCAATCCCGGCTCATTGGAAGTGACTGGACTTCTGGATGATATTCCATTCAGGAATCCGAATACTTATGACATCATTCGATTGGAAAAAATTCTGCAGGCTCGAGATGAAATTACCTTCAATATCAAAACCCCACTACA ACCTTTTACAGAATTGTGTACCCAGTCTTGTAATACAG AATGTAAAGAAGTGTCCACCAATCGACGCAAACGTAAACGTGTTCTTGACAACAGTCAAGCGTCCGTGCCCACTGGAGCAGACTCGGCactatcaaccaatcagattcctGTCATG caGTGGCCCATGTACATGGTGGACTATAGCGGAGTGAATGTTCAAGTTCCCAGCAAGGTCAAATACTAG